Proteins encoded within one genomic window of Amorphoplanes friuliensis DSM 7358:
- a CDS encoding LysR family transcriptional regulator: METRELRYFVAVAEELHFGRAARRLDIAQPPLSRTIAQLEQRLGVALLERTSRRVTLTEAGSVLLAEGRAILGALAAAERRTQHAATSRPSLVLATKTGTSGELLAKLLGTYAAEPGAVTVDLLLCESQPQQMLHNGRADVALLHQPFEATAGLDTEVLSTEGQVAILPSSHPLAGRAQLRTAEVNSLPELPLARWPGPDGVYPEGPGAEVHNQTQLFQLIALGRTTAIMPESCRVNLLEGLTAVPVPDAPTVTTVIAWPPHSRSRALADLVRVATRV; the protein is encoded by the coding sequence GTGGAGACGCGGGAGTTGCGGTACTTCGTTGCGGTCGCCGAGGAGTTGCATTTCGGGCGGGCTGCTCGCCGGCTGGACATCGCCCAGCCGCCGCTGTCCCGCACGATCGCGCAGCTCGAGCAGCGGCTCGGCGTCGCCCTGCTGGAACGCACCAGCCGCAGGGTCACGCTGACCGAGGCCGGATCCGTGCTGCTGGCCGAGGGACGGGCGATCCTCGGCGCGCTGGCCGCGGCCGAGCGGCGCACGCAGCACGCCGCGACGAGCAGGCCCTCGCTGGTGCTGGCCACCAAGACCGGGACGTCGGGCGAGTTGCTGGCGAAGCTGCTCGGCACCTACGCCGCCGAGCCGGGTGCGGTCACCGTCGACCTGCTGCTGTGCGAGTCGCAGCCTCAGCAGATGTTGCACAACGGCCGCGCCGATGTGGCGCTGCTGCATCAGCCGTTCGAGGCGACGGCCGGGCTCGACACCGAGGTGCTGAGCACCGAGGGGCAGGTCGCGATCCTGCCGAGCTCGCATCCCCTCGCCGGACGGGCCCAGCTGCGTACGGCGGAGGTCAACTCCCTGCCGGAGCTCCCGCTCGCCCGCTGGCCCGGCCCCGACGGCGTCTACCCCGAAGGACCGGGCGCCGAGGTACACAACCAGACGCAACTCTTCCAGCTGATCGCACTCGGGCGCACCACGGCGATCATGCCCGAGTCCTGCCGCGTCAACCTGCTCGAAGGCCTGACCGCTGTCCCGGTGCCGGACGCACCGACCGTGACAACGGTGATCGCGTGGCCACCCCACAGCCGTTCCCGCGCTCTCGCCGACCTGGTCCGTGTCGCCACGCGCGTCTGA
- a CDS encoding ABC transporter permease: MNLLRSEWTKLRSVRSTWIAALSAVASAVALGLLGAFDLSSDVPAGWDPTATSLKGFLFAQLIIGMLGALSITPEYATGMIGTSLVFAPARSRLLAVKAVVVAAVVLVVSFLTTVFSFAVVQLRLHSAGVPAAGLGDPGVIGALAGATLYLTLIGLLGLAVGMIVRSTTTSLAVLVGALLLLPALGPALPGVLGGWFAHYWPITAGQSAYAVVRVPETVTPSLGLVILAVAAAGVLIAGQVVVRRRDI; the protein is encoded by the coding sequence ATGAACCTCCTCCGTTCCGAGTGGACCAAGCTCCGGAGTGTCCGCAGCACCTGGATCGCGGCCCTGAGCGCGGTGGCCTCCGCGGTGGCTCTGGGCTTGCTGGGAGCCTTCGACCTGTCGTCCGACGTCCCCGCGGGCTGGGATCCGACGGCCACGAGCCTGAAAGGGTTTCTCTTCGCGCAGCTGATCATCGGGATGCTCGGCGCGCTCAGCATCACCCCGGAGTACGCCACCGGCATGATCGGCACCAGCCTGGTCTTTGCGCCGGCGCGCTCCCGGCTGCTGGCCGTGAAGGCGGTTGTTGTCGCGGCGGTGGTGCTCGTCGTCAGCTTCCTCACGACCGTGTTCAGCTTCGCCGTGGTCCAGCTGAGGCTCCACAGTGCCGGTGTGCCCGCGGCGGGGCTCGGCGATCCCGGGGTGATCGGCGCGCTGGCCGGCGCGACGCTCTACCTGACGCTCATCGGCCTGCTCGGGCTGGCCGTCGGCATGATCGTCCGGTCCACCACGACCAGCCTCGCCGTCCTCGTCGGAGCGCTCCTGCTGCTGCCCGCTCTCGGCCCGGCGCTGCCCGGCGTCCTCGGTGGCTGGTTCGCGCACTACTGGCCGATCACCGCCGGCCAGTCGGCGTACGCGGTGGTGCGGGTGCCCGAGACGGTGACGCCGTCGCTCGGTCTTGTGATCCTGGCGGTCGCCGCCGCGGGCGTGCTGATCGCCGGCCAGGTAGTGGTCCGCCGCCGTGATATTTGA
- a CDS encoding VOC family protein — translation MNLVSIRIITGDIKRLVGFYEQVTGVQAAWGNEEFAELRTGQGTLAIGSERTVPLFAPGAARPADNHTAIIEFLVDDVDARYEAVRGIVTDFVNEPTTMPWGNRSLLFRDPDGNLINFFTPVTAEARLRAGATI, via the coding sequence ATGAACCTCGTCTCGATCCGCATCATCACCGGTGACATCAAGCGGCTCGTCGGCTTCTACGAGCAGGTCACCGGCGTGCAGGCCGCCTGGGGGAACGAGGAGTTCGCCGAGCTGCGTACCGGGCAGGGGACGCTGGCGATCGGCAGCGAGCGCACGGTTCCGCTGTTTGCTCCCGGTGCCGCCCGGCCGGCCGACAACCACACCGCGATCATCGAGTTCCTGGTCGACGACGTGGACGCCCGGTACGAGGCGGTGCGCGGCATCGTGACGGACTTCGTCAACGAGCCGACCACGATGCCGTGGGGAAACCGCTCCCTGCTCTTCCGCGACCCCGACGGCAACCTGATCAACTTCTTCACGCCGGTGACCGCGGAGGCGCGGCTTCGTGCGGGCGCGACGATCTGA
- a CDS encoding DUF2255 family protein, protein MTPEELTLVCAAEELEIAARRWTPIWVVCVGAHPYVRSWYRRDTGWFAHVLKAGRAAVRVPGLQIDVTVEDIGALPAGLRSDIDAAYRTKYGRYGAGGVGPMVTDAAAATTLRLS, encoded by the coding sequence ATGACCCCCGAAGAGCTGACACTCGTCTGCGCGGCCGAAGAACTCGAGATCGCGGCCCGGCGCTGGACCCCGATCTGGGTCGTCTGCGTCGGCGCTCACCCTTACGTCCGGTCCTGGTACCGCCGCGACACCGGCTGGTTCGCCCACGTCCTGAAGGCCGGCCGCGCGGCCGTCCGCGTTCCCGGCCTGCAGATCGACGTGACCGTGGAGGACATCGGTGCACTGCCGGCCGGGCTCCGCTCGGACATCGACGCCGCCTACCGCACCAAGTACGGCCGGTACGGCGCCGGAGGGGTCGGCCCGATGGTCACCGACGCGGCTGCGGCCACCACCCTCCGGCTCAGCTGA
- a CDS encoding DUF808 domain-containing protein — MAGGLVALLDDVAVLARAAAASVDDIGAAAAKAGAKAAGVVIDDAAVTPQYVRDLAADRELPIIKRIALGSLRNKFLIILPAILLLSQFVPWLLTPILMLGGAYLCFEGAEKVWAKIAHHDAHGEDEGAKDEKTLVSGAVRTDLILSAEIMVITLNEVIDEPFWSRLAILAVVAVIMTVLVYGAVALIVKMDDAGLRLAQLPGAIAKFGRGLVKAMPIVLTALTIIGTAAMLWVGGHILLVGTDELGLHFLYEAVHHLEEAAHDATGALGGVVGWLVNTIASAILGLIVGALVVVVMTFTIHRRKPEPAAEAH; from the coding sequence TTGGCCGGTGGACTCGTAGCCCTGCTGGATGACGTGGCGGTGCTGGCTCGCGCCGCCGCCGCGTCCGTCGACGACATCGGGGCGGCTGCCGCGAAGGCCGGCGCCAAGGCGGCGGGTGTGGTCATCGACGACGCCGCCGTCACGCCGCAGTACGTCCGGGACCTCGCCGCCGACCGCGAGCTGCCGATCATCAAGCGCATCGCCCTGGGCTCCCTGCGCAACAAGTTCCTGATCATCCTGCCGGCGATCCTGCTGCTCAGCCAGTTCGTCCCGTGGTTGCTCACCCCGATCCTCATGCTCGGCGGCGCCTACCTCTGTTTCGAGGGTGCCGAGAAGGTCTGGGCGAAGATCGCCCACCACGACGCCCACGGCGAGGACGAGGGCGCCAAGGACGAGAAGACCCTGGTGTCCGGCGCCGTCCGCACCGACCTGATCCTCTCCGCGGAGATCATGGTGATCACCCTCAACGAGGTGATCGACGAGCCTTTCTGGTCCCGCCTGGCGATCCTCGCCGTCGTCGCGGTGATCATGACCGTCCTCGTGTACGGCGCGGTCGCCCTGATCGTCAAGATGGACGACGCGGGTCTGCGCCTGGCCCAGCTCCCCGGCGCCATCGCGAAGTTCGGCCGCGGCCTCGTCAAGGCGATGCCCATCGTCCTCACCGCACTGACCATCATCGGCACCGCGGCGATGCTGTGGGTCGGCGGCCACATCCTGCTGGTCGGCACCGACGAGCTGGGCCTGCACTTCCTCTACGAGGCCGTGCACCACCTGGAGGAAGCAGCCCACGACGCTACCGGCGCCCTCGGCGGTGTTGTCGGCTGGCTCGTCAACACGATCGCCAGCGCCATCCTCGGCCTCATCGTCGGCGCGCTGGTCGTCGTGGTCATGACCTTCACGATCCACCGCCGCAAGCCGGAGCCGGCCGCCGAGGCCCACTGA
- a CDS encoding GntR family transcriptional regulator — MLSTQVYAELRDAILRGDFAPGDALKPQELAHRHGVSLAVVREALTRLVGDGLADRLVNRGFAVPLQSDQRWQDIAEARRTVEPVMLRMAIDRGDLDWEARVRAAHHRLARTPPLQPGEGPHVSAEWSRAHHDFHRALLEGCGNPVLLETFDRLWLASELSRRWSGAGNPHRDYLEEHRLLEEAALARDAGAAAGLLERHVTRTAAALVAGEASGRPVG; from the coding sequence ATGCTCTCCACCCAGGTCTACGCGGAGCTCCGGGACGCGATTCTGCGCGGTGACTTCGCGCCGGGTGACGCCCTCAAACCCCAGGAGCTGGCGCACCGGCACGGGGTGAGCCTCGCCGTGGTCCGCGAGGCCCTGACCCGGCTGGTCGGTGACGGCCTGGCCGACCGGCTCGTCAACCGCGGATTTGCCGTGCCGCTGCAGTCCGACCAGCGCTGGCAGGACATCGCCGAGGCCCGGCGCACCGTCGAGCCGGTGATGCTGCGGATGGCCATCGACCGTGGCGACCTCGACTGGGAGGCCCGCGTCCGGGCGGCGCACCACCGGCTGGCACGGACGCCACCGCTGCAGCCCGGCGAAGGACCGCACGTCAGTGCCGAGTGGTCCCGCGCGCATCACGACTTCCACCGGGCGCTGCTCGAGGGCTGCGGCAATCCGGTCTTGCTGGAGACCTTCGACCGGCTGTGGCTCGCCAGTGAGCTCAGCCGTCGCTGGTCGGGCGCCGGCAACCCGCACCGCGACTACCTCGAGGAGCATCGTCTGCTCGAAGAGGCTGCTCTGGCCCGTGACGCGGGCGCGGCGGCCGGCCTCCTCGAACGCCACGTGACCAGGACCGCCGCAGCGCTGGTCGCGGGGGAAGCGTCAGGACGGCCGGTCGGCTGA
- a CDS encoding YbhB/YbcL family Raf kinase inhibitor-like protein → MTTLNDPFARLPEAASFTVTSSTITDGGVLPAEQMSGLFGVPGGKDISPQLSWTGAPDGTRGYAVTVYDPDAPTGSGFWHWAVADLPATVTDLPEGAGDDTGSGLPEGAFQLRGDAGAARFVGAAPPAGHGPHRYFVVVHALDVENIGIPADATPAVLGFTMFGHVLGRAVLTATAEIPA, encoded by the coding sequence ATGACCACACTCAACGATCCCTTCGCCCGGCTCCCCGAGGCCGCGAGCTTCACCGTCACCAGCAGCACGATCACCGACGGCGGTGTCCTGCCGGCCGAGCAGATGTCCGGCCTCTTCGGCGTTCCCGGCGGCAAGGACATCTCCCCGCAGCTGTCCTGGACCGGTGCCCCCGACGGCACCCGCGGTTACGCCGTCACCGTGTACGACCCGGACGCCCCCACCGGCTCCGGCTTCTGGCACTGGGCCGTCGCGGACCTGCCCGCCACGGTCACCGACCTGCCCGAGGGCGCCGGCGACGACACCGGCTCGGGCCTGCCCGAGGGTGCCTTCCAGCTGCGCGGCGACGCCGGTGCGGCCCGCTTTGTCGGTGCCGCCCCGCCCGCCGGCCACGGCCCGCACCGCTACTTCGTCGTCGTGCACGCCCTCGACGTCGAGAACATCGGCATCCCCGCCGACGCCACCCCCGCGGTCCTCGGTTTCACCATGTTCGGCCACGTCCTCGGCCGCGCCGTCCTCACCGCCACAGCCGAGATCCCCGCCTGA
- a CDS encoding helix-turn-helix transcriptional regulator gives MVRSTAQVLTLLELLQSGGVRTMTELAGRLGVEPRTVRRYVGHLIDLDIPVESVRGRYGGYRLAAGHRLPPLMLSDDEALAVLLGLIAGRRAGLATATGTASETAAAKIRRVLPPRLADRLDSVLTTLAFTSEPRDTPTPATGILLTVADAVRHHRPLLIRYAAGPGRTLHAYGLVNHSGRWYVTGVDTGLGEDRTFRLDRIVDARVLPGSFVPPAGLDPAERVLTSMARAAYRHEVTLRVAGTLDQIRRQLPATVAEVGDRDSDGWARVEIRAESLDWLPGVLAALDLPFVIERPEELRARVIALADRLRASADRPS, from the coding sequence ATGGTGCGATCCACGGCACAGGTGCTCACGCTGCTGGAACTTCTCCAGTCCGGCGGCGTCCGGACGATGACCGAGCTCGCCGGCCGCCTGGGTGTCGAGCCGCGCACCGTCCGGCGCTACGTCGGCCACCTGATCGACCTCGACATCCCGGTCGAGTCGGTCCGCGGCCGGTACGGCGGATATCGGCTCGCGGCCGGCCACCGCCTGCCACCGCTCATGCTCAGCGACGACGAGGCGCTGGCCGTGCTGCTCGGCCTGATCGCCGGCCGCCGCGCCGGACTCGCCACCGCAACGGGCACGGCGAGCGAGACAGCGGCCGCGAAGATCCGGCGGGTGCTGCCACCGCGCCTCGCCGACCGGCTGGACTCCGTCCTCACCACGCTGGCCTTCACCAGCGAGCCCCGCGACACACCCACCCCCGCGACCGGGATCCTGCTCACGGTGGCCGACGCCGTCCGGCACCACCGGCCCCTCCTCATCCGGTACGCCGCCGGCCCCGGCCGCACCCTGCACGCGTACGGGCTGGTGAACCACTCCGGCCGCTGGTACGTCACCGGGGTCGACACCGGCCTCGGTGAGGACCGGACGTTCCGCCTCGACCGCATCGTGGACGCGCGGGTGCTGCCCGGCTCGTTCGTACCGCCGGCCGGGCTCGACCCTGCGGAACGGGTGCTCACGTCGATGGCCCGTGCTGCGTACCGCCACGAGGTGACCCTGCGTGTCGCGGGGACACTCGACCAGATCCGCCGGCAGCTGCCGGCCACCGTCGCCGAGGTGGGCGACCGCGACTCCGACGGCTGGGCGCGGGTGGAGATCCGGGCGGAGAGCCTCGACTGGCTGCCCGGGGTGCTCGCCGCGCTCGACCTGCCGTTTGTCATCGAACGCCCGGAGGAGCTCCGCGCCCGCGTCATCGCTCTCGCCGACCGGCTGCGAGCCTCAGCCGACCGGCCGTCCTGA
- a CDS encoding LamG-like jellyroll fold domain-containing protein — MPRTPLRPLLLAVLLVVSVLSAPAGAASARERAPEAAATVHGLKGEYFRMSAPGARDFAELGGIVLDPNIDLPGLAGTFESLTGRTEHTTARWTGKITAPATGDYTFSMIGDNGFRFLVDDQPVIDHWVPDWDVEQTSAPVHLVAGEAHTVRIEMFQDIGGANLFLRWAGAGLAKQLVPESAFTPPDGFQVFPVGLTVGADGKTLTADFDAKVDDLGQLASHLVVEVDTTPFPIKSVRLDRRDTTKVVVTLGEFVQKGQRVRVNYDGTGGLVVGGETVPQVVRSATNNSTHRLTTPFGDKVNPRHPLPEYPRPQLVRQDWLNLNGPWEFAGAEAGEQPVFGKKLGERITVPYPVESQLSGIERREDHMFYRKLVSVPKGWGGKRVKLNFGAVDYQAKVWVNGKLVTEHTGGYTAFTADITDALTRRGQQEIIVGVTDVTGPNQPKGKQSLNPGGIVYEPSSGIWQTVWLEPVATASIDQVVSTPDVATGSVVVQVKSASTSRVTVTALDKKGKKAGTVTGAANTDLRLKIANPHLWSPDDPYLYDLDVKLGSDRARSYFGLRSVAVQKVGGFPKLVLNGKPIFSLATLDQGFWPDGLYTQPSDAALKFDLVETKKLGFNAVRKHIKVESARWYRHADELGLLVWQDFVSADIDSPAGQQAWLSQGQEMMKQLHSYPSIIGWVVFNEGWGEWNREETGRIAEQLKGEDPSRILNAHSGVNCCSSKGDSGKGDVIDHHDYVNNDPAYPDATRIAMDGEHGGFTLRTPGHMWPGPPAAIYSGVADKAALTAKYVDNTERFYLEAAGAELSGSVYTQITDLETELNGLWTYDRREIKVDPAPVRAINAKVIAAGAAAGADASFPGRGDWSLDEGTGTKAADSSGSGADLTLAGNTAWAPGAKGSALKFDGDGDSADTAAPVLDTTKDYTVSAWVTLDKLPGNYASVVSQDGRATENPFYLQYGQGAFAFSTPGGNRARLAVTPDLNRWYHLTGVRDHTSGEVRLYVDGQRAAAVPAGPDVISTGPLSIGRAKYAGNRTDYWSGSIDQVHAYNRTLTDAEVAALYAAEKP, encoded by the coding sequence ATGCCACGAACGCCCTTGCGACCACTTCTGCTAGCTGTCCTGCTGGTCGTCTCCGTCCTCTCGGCACCCGCCGGTGCCGCCTCCGCCCGGGAACGGGCACCCGAAGCAGCAGCGACTGTCCACGGTCTCAAGGGCGAGTACTTCCGGATGTCGGCGCCCGGCGCCCGCGACTTCGCGGAGCTCGGCGGCATCGTGCTGGACCCGAACATCGACCTGCCCGGCCTGGCCGGCACCTTCGAGTCGCTGACCGGACGCACCGAGCACACCACCGCCCGCTGGACCGGCAAGATCACGGCACCGGCCACCGGGGACTACACGTTCTCGATGATCGGCGACAACGGGTTCCGCTTCCTCGTCGACGACCAGCCCGTGATCGACCACTGGGTCCCGGACTGGGACGTCGAGCAGACCAGCGCACCCGTGCACCTGGTCGCCGGCGAGGCGCACACCGTCCGCATCGAGATGTTCCAGGACATCGGTGGCGCCAATCTCTTCCTGCGCTGGGCCGGCGCCGGACTGGCGAAGCAGCTCGTCCCCGAGTCGGCGTTCACACCGCCGGACGGCTTCCAGGTCTTCCCGGTCGGCCTGACGGTCGGCGCGGACGGCAAGACGCTGACCGCCGACTTCGACGCCAAGGTGGACGATCTCGGGCAGCTCGCGTCCCACCTCGTTGTCGAGGTCGACACCACGCCGTTCCCGATCAAGTCCGTGCGGCTCGACCGCCGCGACACCACCAAGGTCGTGGTCACCCTGGGCGAGTTCGTCCAGAAGGGCCAGCGGGTACGCGTCAACTACGACGGCACCGGCGGCCTGGTCGTCGGCGGTGAGACCGTTCCGCAGGTGGTCCGGTCGGCCACCAACAACTCCACGCACCGCCTGACCACGCCGTTCGGCGACAAGGTGAACCCGCGGCACCCGCTGCCGGAGTACCCGCGCCCGCAGCTGGTCCGCCAGGACTGGCTCAACCTCAACGGACCGTGGGAGTTCGCCGGCGCCGAGGCGGGGGAGCAGCCCGTCTTCGGCAAGAAGCTCGGTGAGCGCATCACCGTGCCGTACCCGGTCGAGTCGCAGCTCTCCGGCATCGAGCGGCGCGAGGACCACATGTTCTACCGCAAGCTCGTCAGTGTCCCGAAGGGCTGGGGCGGCAAGCGGGTCAAGCTGAACTTCGGCGCCGTCGACTACCAAGCGAAGGTCTGGGTCAACGGCAAGCTGGTCACCGAGCACACCGGCGGCTACACCGCGTTCACGGCCGACATCACCGACGCGCTCACCCGGCGCGGCCAGCAGGAGATCATCGTCGGGGTCACCGACGTCACCGGCCCGAACCAGCCCAAGGGCAAGCAGTCGCTGAACCCGGGCGGCATCGTCTACGAGCCCTCGTCGGGCATCTGGCAGACCGTCTGGCTGGAGCCCGTCGCCACCGCCTCGATCGACCAGGTCGTCTCCACTCCGGACGTGGCCACCGGCTCGGTCGTCGTGCAGGTCAAGTCGGCCTCGACCTCCCGCGTCACCGTCACCGCCCTGGACAAGAAGGGCAAGAAGGCCGGCACGGTCACCGGTGCGGCCAACACCGATCTCCGGCTCAAGATCGCGAATCCGCACCTCTGGAGCCCGGACGACCCCTACCTGTACGACCTCGACGTCAAACTGGGCAGCGACAGGGCCCGCAGCTACTTCGGTCTGCGCTCGGTCGCCGTGCAGAAGGTCGGCGGCTTCCCGAAGCTCGTCCTGAACGGCAAGCCGATCTTCTCGCTCGCCACGCTGGACCAGGGCTTCTGGCCCGACGGCCTCTACACCCAGCCCAGCGACGCGGCGCTGAAGTTCGACCTCGTCGAGACCAAGAAGCTCGGCTTCAACGCGGTCCGCAAGCACATCAAGGTCGAGTCCGCCCGCTGGTACAGGCACGCCGACGAACTCGGCCTGCTGGTCTGGCAGGACTTCGTCTCCGCCGACATCGACAGCCCGGCCGGCCAGCAGGCGTGGCTCAGCCAGGGCCAGGAGATGATGAAGCAGCTCCACAGCTACCCGTCGATCATCGGCTGGGTCGTCTTCAACGAGGGCTGGGGCGAGTGGAACAGGGAAGAGACCGGCCGCATCGCCGAGCAGCTCAAGGGTGAGGACCCGTCCCGCATCCTCAACGCCCACAGCGGCGTGAACTGCTGCTCGTCCAAGGGCGACTCCGGCAAGGGTGACGTGATCGACCACCACGACTACGTCAACAACGACCCGGCCTACCCGGACGCCACCCGCATCGCGATGGACGGCGAGCACGGCGGCTTCACCCTGCGGACCCCCGGGCACATGTGGCCCGGCCCGCCGGCCGCGATCTACAGCGGTGTCGCCGACAAGGCCGCGCTGACGGCCAAGTACGTCGACAACACCGAGCGCTTCTACCTCGAAGCCGCCGGCGCGGAGCTCTCCGGTTCGGTCTACACCCAGATCACCGACCTGGAGACCGAACTCAACGGTCTCTGGACCTACGACCGGCGCGAGATCAAGGTCGACCCCGCCCCGGTACGCGCGATCAACGCCAAGGTCATCGCCGCCGGCGCCGCCGCTGGTGCCGACGCGTCCTTCCCGGGCCGCGGCGACTGGAGCCTGGACGAGGGCACCGGCACGAAAGCCGCGGACAGCAGCGGAAGCGGCGCCGACCTGACGCTCGCCGGCAACACCGCCTGGGCACCCGGCGCCAAGGGTTCGGCCCTGAAGTTCGACGGTGACGGCGACTCGGCCGACACCGCGGCACCGGTCCTCGACACCACCAAGGACTACACGGTGTCGGCGTGGGTGACCCTCGACAAGCTGCCCGGCAACTACGCATCGGTGGTCAGCCAGGACGGCCGTGCCACGGAGAACCCGTTCTACCTCCAGTACGGCCAGGGCGCGTTCGCCTTCAGCACCCCCGGTGGCAACCGGGCACGGCTGGCGGTCACACCCGACCTGAACCGCTGGTACCACCTGACCGGCGTCCGCGACCACACCAGCGGCGAGGTCCGGCTCTACGTCGACGGTCAGCGCGCAGCCGCTGTCCCGGCTGGCCCGGACGTCATCAGCACCGGCCCGCTGTCGATCGGCCGCGCCAAGTACGCCGGTAACCGGACCGACTACTGGTCCGGCTCGATCGACCAGGTCCACGCCTACAACCGCACCTTGACGGACGCCGAGGTCGCAGCGCTCTACGCGGCCGAGAAGCCCTGA
- a CDS encoding ATP-binding cassette domain-containing protein produces MRIEAQVLTKRYGTRAAVDELSFVARAGVVTGFLGPNGAGKSTTMRMLLGLTRPTSGTITIGGRHIAELTDPARTIGALLDARAVHAQRTAFAHLLAFAQAAGLGRHRVDEVLGLVGLADDAGRRTGEFSLGMHQRLGIATALLGDPAVLVLDEPLNGLDPEGIRWIRTLMRDFAREGRTVLFSSHLMSEMELTADNLVVVGRGRLIADASLDDFVRDHTTQAVTVRSAAATELARALDRAGISFTAGLDDAFVVTGADTSAVGKIAAAEGIALDELTRVRESLEDVFLRLTHEGHLA; encoded by the coding sequence GCGTCGTCACCGGTTTTCTCGGGCCCAACGGCGCCGGGAAGAGCACGACGATGCGGATGCTGCTCGGGCTGACCCGGCCGACCTCCGGCACGATTACCATCGGGGGCCGGCACATCGCCGAGCTCACCGACCCGGCCCGCACGATCGGTGCGCTGCTCGACGCGCGGGCCGTCCACGCGCAGCGCACGGCGTTCGCGCATCTGCTGGCTTTCGCCCAGGCGGCGGGTCTCGGCCGCCACCGTGTCGACGAGGTGCTCGGCCTGGTGGGACTCGCGGACGACGCCGGCCGGCGTACGGGTGAGTTCTCCCTGGGCATGCACCAGCGTCTCGGGATCGCGACGGCGCTGCTCGGTGATCCCGCGGTGCTGGTGCTCGACGAGCCGCTCAACGGTCTCGACCCCGAGGGCATCCGCTGGATCCGCACGCTGATGCGGGACTTCGCGCGGGAGGGCCGCACCGTGCTGTTCTCCAGCCATCTCATGTCCGAGATGGAGCTCACCGCGGACAACCTCGTGGTGGTCGGGCGCGGCCGCCTCATCGCCGACGCCAGCCTCGACGACTTCGTCCGGGACCACACCACGCAGGCGGTCACGGTCCGCTCGGCGGCCGCCACCGAGCTGGCCCGGGCGCTGGACCGCGCGGGCATCAGCTTCACCGCCGGTCTCGACGACGCCTTTGTCGTCACCGGCGCCGACACCTCGGCGGTCGGCAAGATCGCTGCCGCCGAGGGCATCGCGCTCGACGAGCTCACCCGGGTCCGCGAATCGCTCGAGGACGTCTTCCTCCGGCTCACCCACGAAGGGCACCTGGCATGA
- a CDS encoding N-acetylmuramoyl-L-alanine amidase, giving the protein MRVSRRVLLAGAGGLAAAVPLSAVVAAAADVRPGAAVRRVPQTQLHSRPRARGGAKVGTAAFPLSHVGLSWTGGAAAVRLRTRDGWGDWQPARGCAPAGGGSALVNARDAIGYEVQADGGSVAAVELNTVDGPLRAVAAAPGVLPAAIVDDGPRYLSRAAWGAEESRRITTTPLSFFPVSVLTVHHEGGTYDPSREEAHVRALYAYQTTPAAQGGSGLDDLGYHLLIGAAGTVYEGRWSGTDLVPVFGPGAGPDGGPRMVNGGHLAGFNAGNVGVCLLGDYTTAAPAESVYRSLAAVLATLADACRLDPAATTRYVNPADVANPARTEPPRSATIRTVTSHRDWHAANPAAGSTDCPGAAFHPGMDRVRQDVAALITTI; this is encoded by the coding sequence ATGAGAGTTTCGCGGCGTGTTCTTCTGGCTGGTGCGGGCGGTCTGGCTGCGGCCGTTCCGTTGTCGGCGGTGGTCGCCGCGGCGGCTGATGTCCGTCCCGGCGCGGCCGTGCGCCGGGTTCCGCAGACGCAGCTGCACTCGCGGCCACGTGCTCGTGGCGGCGCGAAGGTGGGCACGGCGGCTTTCCCGCTCAGCCACGTCGGTCTGTCGTGGACCGGTGGTGCTGCGGCCGTGCGGCTGCGGACGCGGGACGGCTGGGGTGACTGGCAGCCGGCTCGGGGGTGTGCGCCCGCGGGTGGCGGCAGCGCGCTGGTGAATGCGCGTGACGCGATCGGTTACGAGGTGCAGGCCGACGGTGGGTCGGTGGCGGCTGTCGAGCTCAACACCGTGGACGGGCCGCTGCGTGCGGTGGCCGCGGCGCCCGGGGTGCTGCCGGCGGCGATCGTCGACGACGGGCCGCGGTACCTGTCGCGGGCGGCGTGGGGTGCCGAGGAGAGCCGGCGGATCACGACCACGCCGTTGTCGTTCTTTCCCGTTTCCGTGCTGACCGTGCATCACGAGGGCGGCACGTACGACCCCAGCCGCGAGGAGGCGCACGTTCGTGCCCTGTACGCGTACCAGACGACCCCGGCCGCGCAGGGTGGGTCCGGGCTGGACGATCTCGGGTATCACCTGCTGATCGGGGCCGCGGGCACGGTGTACGAGGGGCGCTGGTCCGGCACCGACCTCGTCCCGGTGTTCGGGCCGGGGGCGGGGCCGGACGGCGGGCCGCGGATGGTCAACGGCGGGCACCTGGCCGGGTTCAACGCCGGCAACGTGGGTGTCTGCCTGCTGGGCGACTACACCACCGCCGCGCCCGCGGAGTCGGTGTACCGGTCGCTGGCCGCCGTCCTGGCGACGCTGGCCGATGCGTGCCGGCTCGACCCCGCCGCCACCACGCGCTACGTGAACCCGGCGGACGTGGCGAACCCGGCGCGCACCGAGCCGCCGCGGAGCGCCACGATCCGTACCGTGACGAGCCACCGGGACTGGCACGCGGCGAACCCGGCGGCCGGGAGCACCGACTGCCCGGGTGCCGCGTTCCATCCCGGCATGGACCGCGTCCGTCAGGACGTCGCGGCGCTGATCACCACCATCTGA